The following coding sequences lie in one Silvanigrella aquatica genomic window:
- a CDS encoding PDR/VanB family oxidoreductase, producing MKTIRVKIVDIECITPFIKQFVLMRKDKSLLPSFSAGSHIVIIMNSNDRIIKNPYSLMSSPFDTKTYQIAIRKQEKSRGGSHYMHEKVFIGSELEISYPVNLFPLYKKAKKHILFAGGIGITPFISQIYELNNSKSNFEMHYSFREKIHGSIAKRMEDLNKDYVNLYNEDKNEFIEFNEILKKQPLGTHVYVCGSKFMIYKLIDLAINLGWPLNHIHSEQFISPPIGEGFLVYLAKSNKEIFVDAEKSILESIENAGVKADYLCRGGSCGKCELEVLENNGIIYHHDNFLTETEKKLGKKILPCVSRAKSDKLTLNI from the coding sequence ATGAAAACTATTAGAGTAAAAATTGTTGATATTGAATGTATAACTCCATTTATTAAGCAGTTTGTATTGATGCGTAAGGATAAATCTTTATTGCCATCTTTTTCTGCAGGAAGTCATATTGTTATTATTATGAATTCAAATGATAGAATAATTAAAAATCCCTATTCATTAATGAGTTCTCCCTTTGATACAAAAACATATCAAATTGCAATTCGGAAGCAAGAGAAATCAAGGGGAGGTTCTCATTATATGCATGAAAAGGTATTTATAGGTTCTGAATTAGAAATTTCCTATCCTGTAAATCTTTTTCCACTATATAAAAAAGCTAAAAAACATATTTTATTTGCGGGTGGTATTGGTATTACGCCTTTTATTTCTCAAATATACGAATTAAATAACAGTAAATCAAATTTTGAAATGCATTATTCTTTCAGGGAAAAAATTCATGGATCTATTGCTAAAAGAATGGAGGATTTAAATAAAGATTATGTTAATTTATATAATGAAGATAAAAATGAATTTATAGAGTTCAATGAAATATTAAAAAAACAACCTTTAGGTACGCATGTCTATGTTTGCGGATCTAAGTTTATGATTTATAAATTGATAGATTTAGCTATAAATTTAGGTTGGCCATTAAATCATATTCATAGTGAACAATTTATTTCACCCCCAATTGGAGAAGGATTTCTTGTTTATTTAGCAAAATCAAATAAAGAAATTTTTGTAGACGCTGAAAAAAGCATTTTAGAATCCATTGAAAATGCAGGTGTCAAAGCTGATTATTTGTGTCGAGGTGGTTCTTGTGGGAAATGCGAGTTAGAAGTTCTTGAAAATAATGGTATTATTTATCATCACGATAACTTTTTAACTGAGACTGAAAAAAAACTAGGAAAAAAAATATTACCCTGTGTTTCAAGAGCAAAATCAGATAAATTAACATTGAATATTTAG
- a CDS encoding dimethylamine monooxygenase subunit DmmA family protein has translation MENGYSIKSKPIYSLLLWDDKALFHMIIVQGLGGMSVLKMFQIKFPKNPVIIFYSKKYMNEVDYPKLINNTYCNNILINENDDDLFFAVENMLPEMFMGLRIYVVGSENFIWTVSKIADKYGYDDSNIIKELTNTLARSVYCTHCKLIMNDINTNIIKCFGCNKVLIIREHFSRRLGAYMGVMVNAESAYDFPKVEEIFP, from the coding sequence ATGGAAAACGGATACTCTATAAAAAGTAAACCGATTTATTCATTGTTACTTTGGGATGATAAAGCTTTATTCCATATGATAATAGTGCAAGGATTAGGAGGAATGTCTGTTCTTAAGATGTTTCAAATTAAATTTCCAAAAAATCCTGTAATTATTTTTTATTCAAAAAAATACATGAATGAAGTGGATTATCCGAAATTAATAAATAACACATATTGTAATAATATACTTATTAATGAAAATGATGATGATCTTTTTTTTGCTGTCGAAAATATGCTTCCTGAAATGTTTATGGGCTTACGCATTTATGTCGTAGGTTCCGAAAATTTCATTTGGACTGTTTCAAAAATAGCGGATAAATATGGCTATGATGATTCAAATATTATAAAAGAGTTAACAAATACTTTAGCGCGTTCTGTATATTGTACTCACTGTAAATTAATAATGAATGATATTAATACGAATATTATAAAATGTTTTGGTTGTAATAAAGTTTTAATTATTCGTGAGCATTTTTCTCGTCGTTTAGGCGCATATATGGGTGTCATGGTAAACGCGGAGTCGGCATATGATTTTCCTAAAGTTGAGGAAATTTTTCCATGA